The Musa acuminata AAA Group cultivar baxijiao chromosome BXJ3-6, Cavendish_Baxijiao_AAA, whole genome shotgun sequence region ATCTTTGAAACTATTATTTTTTCCAGTGGTTCTACAATTAGTCTTTTTAGATGATACACGATAACAAGAGTTCTCATGCTTATTAATCAAATTCTTGACTTGACTCAGTTTGCAGATAAGGATTTCCCCACATTGCAGGAGTACAGCATCACGAAAGCATAATGCAATCTTCATCGCTTGCCGGCGCCAGAGAGGGAAAGATTGTTCTAGTCACTTGGCCTTGTTTTGCTTATTCCAAATGGGCATTCTGCTTGCTAGTTCTCCCTGTTGCTTCCACTCACATTTTATAAAGCATCCAAAAATGCTTATCAGTCTTGGAATCAGACTTTCCTTTTTTTGGGGATAGATACCAAAGTTAAATAAATGTTAATTAGTTGAGTTGTTATAGTCATCATAATGATGGGAGCCATAGTGATTGCTGCATGATGCAGTTTGCATGGTGCAAGACTCTGTTCTATGTGGTGATAATTGATTGTAATTGTGTGTTCCACATTGAGTCATACACCTGTGAGCTGGTCATGGTTGAAGAATACCTGTGTTGGAAATGTATTGTCTTGTGCAGATCATTTGTTTGTGAGATGATCTTTGGTCTGTATCGAATTACTATAATGTGTCCATAAATTtcagttattttattttatgaaacaTAAATGAAGATAAGATTCGATCATAAGACTTTGCTAAAGATTAACCTTAATTAAATCAAAGGGAACCATCCTCACTTATCTTGCTTGGAAGAATATTAAATCCatcctaaaaaaaaaagaaacttttgCGAAAAAGTAGCTAACTTTGAATGGAATCATTTACTAATCAATTAAGCGGAGCTCTAATCGGCATAATAATAAGTTGGTGGGGTTGTGAATAGGGAGGATGTCAACAAAAGTAGACCACAAGATCATCATCAATCATGTCCCCTAATTGGCTGATTGCCACACCATTTATTTATAAGCAAAAACCACAAAAAAATGCGAATCAAAATAAATAGAAAGGGACACTGCATAGGTCATTTAAAGAGAGGCCAGGTGATGGTATTAGGTGTCAGTATGCTAATGGATGAACCACTCATGATCTTATCTACCTACCAAATACGTCATCGGCCACCCAACCACCTTAATTGCAAGACCTGTGAAGAATGCATCTCAATTAAGGTGTATCAATACATGTAAAGCATGAAATATCAGCATCACAACCAATTTTTGGGTTTGGATTtatcaattattatttatttatttatacgttatatatatatatatatatattcgctgTGAGAAAATGTTATGTTGGTGGGCCACGATCGACACGTCAATAGGTTGCATTCGTCGAATAAAGTCGTGGGACTGGGACCCAGAAAGCTTGGCTTCATCTGCACGACACGCACGCATTAGCGGTACGCAGGTAACACTGTTGGGTGGGCGGTTGAGGGCCGGCAAAGTAATCTATTCATGGAAAGTGTGATCCCACGCACACTTCAAACACCAAACAGTCAATCTCCGTGGTATAATTCTGCCACGTTTCACCTTTCGCCCTGATATATAAATATCTTTGAGCAATGATTTTATTCTTACCCGTACGTGTTTCACCTCCACACGTACTAGAATGATGATTGGATATACCACATGGGGCAGAGTTCGAACCACCAGCAGAACGGGGTAGATTTCTTTTGCGCAGGAAAGTGAGTACATGCCATCATACACGGGCATTAGCTGCGCGGTTGTCGTGGCAACTTTTGAGCCATTGGATAAGGGTCCACGATGACGGAGTACcccaaaaaatatcacctaagTTGGAGTGTTCGGTTATCCACGGTGTGCGTGTGCGTAACATGACCGCGGGAAATTGGCACTGGTTTTAGTCTTATGCATCAAAAGAACAAAAGAAGGCTTTGGATTCCGTTTCAACGAGTACCCAAGAACTCTGTACGTGTTGCGAGTGGATTAAGCGTTGTGGATCCCACAATTTGCTTCATCTTGAAGAAAGGTACATGAACGAGTAACACAGAAAAAGGTGATTTTACTCGTTAAAATCGGTTAAATTCGATTTTGGTCCTCGCGTCTCCTCTCTCACCTTAACGCTTCGCCACAGATGACCTCAGGGCGGTGGAATTCCCTATGCGTCCTTCTTCTCATCCTCATCGCCTCTTTCATCACCTCCATCTCGTGCTACGGAGAAACCATGGGCGGTTCCGTCCTTCTCCGAGGCAGGTGGGGAGAGGAGGCCGAGTTCTTTGATTACGCCGGGGAGGCGTCGAGCTGCCCGTCGACGGACCCCTCCCTCTACTACCTTCCGGTAATCGGGATCGTGACCCACCCGGGGGACGGCGCCTCCGGCCGGCTCAGCAATGTCACTAGCGCATCCAACATCCCGGCCTCCTACGTCAAGTTCGTCGAGTCCGCGGGGGCCCGGGTCATCCCTCTCATATATAACGAGCCCGAGGAGACCCTCCTGGACGTAGGACCGTTCCTTCTCTCTTTCCTTCTTCCTAACTCAGTTTCTCAGTCGAAGAAACTTAGGGTTAGCTGGTAGTGAAGGAAACATCgctaagattgttgaatcttgataaTCTAAGAGTTCAAGTGACCCAATTTACTCCTTTTGTGGCTGCAGAAGTTGAGTTTGGTTAATGGCGTATTATTCACCGGCGGATGGGCTAAGAAGGGATTGTACTTTGAGACCATAACGAAACTGTTTCAGGTATTCTTGCTAATCTGAAATATGCTGCTATCTTGATGGCGATTGGCTCAAATATATTCAAAACAGATGAAAATTCGAGATTTCCCTGATGCACAATCGTCATACCCGTTTTATGCCCTTCTGGATAAAGGATGATATTGTTCTTTGGGTAACAATACTTTTCACTTGGCTGTGACAGGTAACTTTGGAGAGAAATGACGCAGGGGACCATTTTCCCCTGTTTGCAATTTGTTTAGGGTTTGAGCTTGTAAGCATGATTATAAGCAACGTAAGTCCCTCTTCTTTTTTGTTTCGGCATAAATATTACAAACGTATCTATTTCGAATGTTTTATGTTAATTCAAACTGTTTGCTTAATTTTAAGTGATAACCTTCATCGTATTAAGAATCAGCCCTTTGAAATTGCGATGCATATAAACCTGTAGGTAGAGATTTTAATATTGCAATGTGTGGATGCTCTTATCGAAGACACATGCATTATCTTCCAGTTTAATCTATTAACCATTTTTCCCGTGTTTTGAACGCGCCATTacttttttttatgatcataGGACTGCGATATATGTGAGAGATTTAAAGGAGAGAATCAAGCGTCCACTCTTTATTTTCCAGATTATGCAGAAATTAAAGGGTCTGTTTTTGAGAGGTAATTGcaattgtttctttctttttgcttttcCAAGGGGCGGTTTGTTAACTTCCGGCATAATGTCCATCCAATTCATTTGTCAAACTTGTGCAGGTGCTCTTTTGCAATAATTCTTGTTTTATTTGCCCAAGAGAATTATTTATAGTTGATCATCTAATAACGTCATGATAGTATATACCAGTACTAAATGAACCTTGAAATGAGTGATCAAgaatttcttccttttcttcaatTATTTGTGAAAGGAATCTGATGGAATTTATCTATCACAAGAGTCTGCATAAGCTCCTAGTTTTGTTGAAAAGAACTTAAAAAGATGTCTTTAAATAAAAGCTCACTCTTGTTTTTTGTGATCATTCAGTTAGTTGCAAATGACGATTACATTGTAAATAATATTCACATATTATGAATAAAAAGTGTTGCATTTACAGGCTTCCATTATTGAAGTAGACAGAATTTTTTACCCTTAGTTTTATGCATAATTGAATTAAAAAACTGCTTTAGAAAATTAGTGGTGGATTCAGAACAACTGTGATATTGGTTTCTTCTGCTACTTCTCTTAGacaattattttgattttttttttctgacatCGTGTTTTGTCCACTTCTAAGTCTTTCTTCAGTTATCACATTGTGCTTTGGAGTTAACTGAAGTGATtgcaatgaaaataaataaaacctAATGGGAAAAAAGTATACAATAAGATAATTAGGTTTGGGTTCATGTTATTGGGAACGGAGAGACATTTAAACATTGAAATCTTTAGGCTACTATATATTGGAGATAAAAAAGGATGAGAAAAGGTAATAAGAAAGTTGTCTTTACATGTTCAAATAAAGGCATCAGTTAGTTTCTTTGAAAATAGAAGAGGCCATGATTATGTTAGGATCCAATCAACCGAGGAAAACATGTATCAGTCTATAGAAACAGGTATTTATTTGTATGACGGCCTCACTGTGAGGAAGGAGGATGACTGAAAGGACCCCTCTCATTTGTGCTAGCAAGATTTTATGTCTACAATCATATTCCTCAGCTGCATGATCTATTAATTATCTATCAGTGTTCAGCAACTAGTTAGTGGATGCAGAAAACATACTGAGATAATCATGACAGCCTGGACAAAATCTATTGTAAAATAATGCATGTGGGCTCAGTTATCTGCATTATCTAGTTTATAGCTTTAATAAAATAGTAATTCCTATATAGAATTATATGCATGATCATGATTGCCAAACTTTGGTTCTGCAGATTCCCACTTGAATTATTATGGAAGTTAAGCACAGAATGTCTTGCCATgcaaaatcataaagtaagattGGTTAAACTTGTATGTGAAATCCTTATAGCCATTTTCCGACAAGCTTCATATCCTTCTACATTCATATGCAATAAAGATCGTTCTTCTTTATTTCTCGACCTTATTCTTTTCTTGTTCAAGGATCTTTGCttctaagattttttttcatattttgaatcaaaaattTCTAAATATTACCTTCTTGAAATGTTCTGACGCATACAATTCAGCTGGTCACACTTTTTGTGCCAATTGAATTTATCCTTCTTGATAATCTTACTGGCCTTATGATTTTAAAATTGCTGTTAGCTGTTATGTGGACTACTTGATGTTCTGGTATTGCAGCCTAACATTGCCTCTTTCTGTTGAATTGTTGCTATAACTGGAAGTATGGTTTATCACCTAAGAGGTTGCAAGATAATGTTGCGCTTTCAAGCTTTTTCAGGATTTTGACAACATCGAAGGATGAAAATGGTAAGGTATAAGGATAACATATTCGGCATATTCTTGTTTGGGAAGGATAATGGATTTGGCGTATTCTATTCTTAGTTTGATACAAAGTTTAActttatttttatctagtgcaggaTTATGTTTCAACCGCACAAGCATATAACTATCCTGTGACTGGCTTCCAGTGGCATCCAGAGGTAATTTTGATCACCATGTTAATTTTCCTCTTGTCAGGAGCAGTTCCTATCTTAATTTTTAACTGCTTATTTGATATGTTTGAGACCTTTGGTTCACTTGCTGCTTAACATATTGTTCTGATAGACAATCTACAGAGGTTTGGCCAGAAATGACAAACACATTTTAAATCTTGATTCTGTTTTTTCTCCCTCAGAGTTCTCATAGAGTTACGAGTATATTACTGCTGACTTTTGCCTAATGGAACTCTGATTGATGCCCTAGCCTTCATCATCTGCGGTGGTATAGTCCATGAAAATTCTAATTGCTAGTTATACAACAATATTTTACACACTTCTTAATCTTGACCTGTGCTAGTATAATAATTTCAATCTTTTTTTCACCTTTGTGGACAAGTATAGAGCTGCATCCTCAAATTAGCTAACGTCAAAGTTTTCTTTTGGATACTGCAGAAAAATGCTTTTGAATGGGGATTATCAATGATACCACATAGTGAGGATGCAGTGCGAGTAACTCAACATGTCGCGAATTACTTAATCAGGTTGGAAGTGAACCTTTGCGGCTTTTCCAATCCTGGTTATTCTTGTTTCGTTGGGTTGCTCTAGCTGTTTGATACTTCACCTTTAGTTATTCACGGTACTCTGGCACTATGTTCTTCCAGCTAAAAGCAAATACTGGCAATGCATGCATACTTATGTGAAGTCTAAACCATATCCTGAGATCTTTTATTTTACTCATAAATTGAGTCATCCATCTCCAATATTAACCTTTTATGTTTATAATTGAGATTTTTATCGTTTATGGAAATTGATTAAGATATATGTTAATGTGTTTAGGAGATTTCTGATTGTCAGAAGAGATAAAATGATTAATATTGATTATACAAAGAAAGATAgattttaatagaaattataaagaaaaatttaaataatttaaattcaacatatgattttttaacGATAAAAGATTAATATAATCAAACTCAAATAATAGCGacttatgatttttattattgtCTAATTCTTATTATCTACTGGAAGCATTAACATACATGATTGATTAATGTTTATGATACAAAGAAAGATACAAGAATAgattttaatagaaattataaagaaaattttaaatattttaaattcaacatatgattttttaacGATAAAAGATTAATATAATCAAACTCAAATAATAGAGACTTAAGATTTTTATTATTGTCTAATTCTTATTATCTACTGGAAGCATTAACagacatgattttttttcttttgcagtgAGGCACGAAAATCCTCAAACAGACCTCCCACTGAGAAAGTTCTGGACAATCTCATATACAATTATAGCCCCACTTACTGCGGGAAGGCTGGGTAGGATGACAGCTCGTTTGCTaattgttctttctttcttttcctttcatttTTTGCAGGCTAACAAGCGTGTCATGTATCAGGAGAGGATACGATGAAGTCTACATCTTCTCTTAATCCTGGAATCCATCGCTATATAACAAGTCATCCTTGATAGATGCTTGCTTCATTGTTGTGTACACAAGGCTTATGCCCGATAACTTGGATGCGACATTTACAGAAATGCCCCTTTTCACAGGGTGGAATGTAAATAAAATAAACATTAATGGCAATGCCGTCATAGGATATCATAGAACATGGAAAATGGAAACGTGTCTTTATTGATGTCTAGATGTCATCAGAATGCAGAGGCGATCAAGATGATCAACATTGGTCACTGGATCCATCAATGCCGTCAATTGGACTCTGGCTCAACTCGAACCAGACCTGGCGGAACACTTTGACGATGACGTCGTGGTGCTCGTCGGAGTTGAGCGAGAGGTAGCAGGCGAGCAGGCTCTCCATCTCTTCCGGCCGTCCGATCCCTTTCTGCcgtatcatctccaccatcgactCCCTGAAGTCCCTCTGCGGGTCGCGCGAGCACTTCACGACCGCGAACCTCTCCAAGCCCTTCCTCTTCCCCTCCGCCCTCCTCGCAGCCGCCTTTATCCTCTCCACCTCCGCCTTTGCCGCTGCCGCGCGCGGCGAGCGTACCCTAACCTTGGCTCTATGCTGGATCTTCCCGCCGAACGATCGCCGTGGGAGCCCATCCCTGCCATCGGTGTCGACCCGCTGATCCGAAGTATATACCACCGTGGTCCTCGTGCTCCGCCGCGGCCGCGGGGGGCGCCGGCCGAGGCCGAGATCGCACCCCGACGCGTCGCTCCCGGAGTCCGACTCGACCCACCGCCTCGTGGACCGCCGGGAGAACGGGATGATGTGGCCAAGGGTGATCTCGAGATCGCCCACCGAGTGGTGCCGGGCGGACCGCTGGCGCGCCGCCGCGGGAGTGATCCTCGGTCGGGAGCCACCGCCATCCTCCCCAACGGAGAGGCGGCCGGGGGCGGCGGAGCAGTAGGCGAGGGGATCGAGCTGGGGATCAGGCGGGGAAGGAGAAGACGGAGGGGTGAAGACGGCGCCAGGTGGCACGACAACGGGTGCGGTTCTTCTCTTGGGCTTGAGTTTAGCGAGCCAAGAGAAAGGAAGAACGCTGGAGAAAGAAAAGCTCGAGGAAGTCGAggtcagcttcttcttcttcttcttcttcttcttagccTTCTTCGTCTTATTCTCCTCCTGCTTTCGTCGTTCTTGTTCTTGCTGCTGTTGATGATGTTGATTTCTTCTCCATCCCATCTTCCCTATCGTTAAGCCGGTCTTTCCTGCCACCAGTATGGGTTCCCAACGAATCAGAAACAAGCAGCAGTTGGCGAGGAGTGAAGGTGGCGGTTACGGGGGAACGAACGTGGGAGTCTTATGGACTCCTCCACCGCTATAGGTTGGTAGTggtcaagtttaaggttggtagggaGGGGTTGGTTTTGAAAGAAAGTGGCGGACTGAGAGTGGCAGGGAGTGACTGCGCCTGCGATTCGGTAGTGGCGGCTTTACCCGACACTTCGCCTTCTTTGCCGGTCGCATGGACAGCTCGTACAATTAGCGAGTATCGAAGAGAAATAAAGCGCAGTGCAGCAAAAGTAGACCCTCGTTTTCCTTTGCTTTTGTCGCTTTTGCCACCTCCATTTTTTTGAATCCCATTCCCCGCCATCATTGTTTCTCTCACTCCCATCACCAGCAGTCACGCGCGTCCACGTGGAGAATTCTTCTGACCCACAAATATTGATGGCTGATTGGACCCAATGgaaactttttctttttcttcatgatttttctttttggaaaatagtgagagcatatatatatatatatatatatgctctca contains the following coding sequences:
- the LOC135581408 gene encoding gamma-glutamyl hydrolase 2-like isoform X3, which encodes MTSGRWNSLCVLLLILIASFITSISCYGETMGGSVLLRGRWGEEAEFFDYAGEASSCPSTDPSLYYLPVIGIVTHPGDGASGRLSNVTSASNIPASYVKFVESAGARVIPLIYNEPEETLLDVGPFLLSFLLPNSVSQSKKLRKLSLVNGVLFTGGWAKKGLYFETITKLFQVTLERNDAGDHFPLFAICLGFELVSMIISNDCDICERFKGENQASTLYFPDYAEIKGSVFERFPLELLWKLSTECLAMQNHKYGLSPKRLQDNVALSSFFRILTTSKDENGKDYVSTAQAYNYPVTGFQWHPESSHRVTSILLLTFA
- the LOC135581408 gene encoding gamma-glutamyl hydrolase 2-like isoform X2 produces the protein MTSGRWNSLCVLLLILIASFITSISCYGETMGGSVLLRGRWGEEAEFFDYAGEASSCPSTDPSLYYLPVIGIVTHPGDGASGRLSNVTSASNIPASYVKFVESAGARVIPLIYNEPEETLLDKLSLVNGVLFTGGWAKKGLYFETITKLFQVTLERNDAGDHFPLFAICLGFELVSMIISNDCDICERFKGENQASTLYFPDYAEIKGSVFERFPLELLWKLSTECLAMQNHKYGLSPKRLQDNVALSSFFRILTTSKDENGKDYVSTAQAYNYPVTGFQWHPEKNAFEWGLSMIPHSEDAVRVTQHVANYLISEARKSSNRPPTEKVLDNLIYNYSPTYCGKAGRGYDEVYIFS
- the LOC135581408 gene encoding gamma-glutamyl hydrolase 2-like isoform X4 — translated: MTSGRWNSLCVLLLILIASFITSISCYGETMGGSVLLRGRWGEEAEFFDYAGEASSCPSTDPSLYYLPVIGIVTHPGDGASGRLSNVTSASNIPASYVKFVESAGARVIPLIYNEPEETLLDVGPFLLSFLLPNSVSQSKKLRKLSLVNGVLFTGGWAKKGLYFETITKLFQVTLERNDAGDHFPLFAICLGFELVSMIISNDCDICERFKGENQASTLYFPDYAEIKGSVFERFPLELLWKLSTECLAMQNHKYGLSPKRLQDNVALSSFFRILTTSKDENGLCFNRTSI
- the LOC135581408 gene encoding gamma-glutamyl hydrolase 2-like isoform X1; amino-acid sequence: MTSGRWNSLCVLLLILIASFITSISCYGETMGGSVLLRGRWGEEAEFFDYAGEASSCPSTDPSLYYLPVIGIVTHPGDGASGRLSNVTSASNIPASYVKFVESAGARVIPLIYNEPEETLLDVGPFLLSFLLPNSVSQSKKLRKLSLVNGVLFTGGWAKKGLYFETITKLFQVTLERNDAGDHFPLFAICLGFELVSMIISNDCDICERFKGENQASTLYFPDYAEIKGSVFERFPLELLWKLSTECLAMQNHKYGLSPKRLQDNVALSSFFRILTTSKDENGKDYVSTAQAYNYPVTGFQWHPEKNAFEWGLSMIPHSEDAVRVTQHVANYLISEARKSSNRPPTEKVLDNLIYNYSPTYCGKAGRGYDEVYIFS
- the LOC103989606 gene encoding transcription repressor OFP1-like, encoding MGWRRNQHHQQQQEQERRKQEENKTKKAKKKKKKKKKLTSTSSSFSFSSVLPFSWLAKLKPKRRTAPVVVPPGAVFTPPSSPSPPDPQLDPLAYCSAAPGRLSVGEDGGGSRPRITPAAARQRSARHHSVGDLEITLGHIIPFSRRSTRRWVESDSGSDASGCDLGLGRRPPRPRRSTRTTVVYTSDQRVDTDGRDGLPRRSFGGKIQHRAKVRVRSPRAAAAKAEVERIKAAARRAEGKRKGLERFAVVKCSRDPQRDFRESMVEMIRQKGIGRPEEMESLLACYLSLNSDEHHDVIVKVFRQVWFELSQSPIDGIDGSSDQC